Proteins co-encoded in one Flavivirga eckloniae genomic window:
- a CDS encoding SusC/RagA family TonB-linked outer membrane protein, giving the protein MKNNKSFGLIRLNSLKINLKMKVTLLLSIVSFFLIQIPTYATHTIFVLEHNTVEDIYTQRSVSGTIKDEEGIPLPGANVVVKGTNNGSQTNFDGNYNISNVSDNDILVVSYIGYITQEVPINGQSTVNIILVEDTQSLNEIVVVAYGTTSKKDLTGAISVIGTEELNTFPATTVDQALQGKTSGVQVTANSGAPGASVTVNIRGVGSFGSTTPLYVVDGFPTNNINFINPNTIESISVLKDASATALYGVRASNGVVIIQTKQGTRGRISVELNSFIGFNTQPKKVDVLDVNQFAGLALELSGSSNVDVSGTAVPYAGWSNASSLRNIDWQDEVFSQALSKSTTLTVTGGGEKSRVAFTAGIFDQEGTLIGSEYKRYDLALNASFDITEKLRLKTNTKYVSSQNFQPLGTGRGSLLNLYTTVPHLAPAGEANLRGGTNPTNLPVDAEGNFGAFPDVVGEAFRDGRNWVARALENDQDNVTNTILTNIGAEWDIYGGLSTKLNVGARVDNFAGWGFNPKYYRSNGNIDLREDATYTYTQSTSNQWLAEYILQYNKTFAEKHTVDVLGGISVQRTFNKFSQVVGRGFLDNRIRDIAQAEAIQSAAGNSSRQTLASTFARLNYSFDSKYYVTGTIRRDGVGDTFGADNLWGVFPSFALGWNIDEEAFMEDSAFNVLKFRASWGETGNFNGIQPFRFGTTFNNGTPLNDSSYSFGGNGSLGLAPVGASNPGLKWEAQQQTNIGLEGELFGGKLYFTADYFNRTSKDFLLFISSPAQSGFPIVPVNGGTIENKGFELLVGYKKIDGDFTFDINANITTINNEITELDTPSNEVTFSNTFLDTFFEQGFWYDITRSKLGGEAGAFYGFVADGIFQNQAEIDALNSTAPDGNFQADETSPGDRRFADLNGDGEITGEDRTTIGSPIPDFYGSLNLNFSYKNFDLGLNFYGSYGSEIFNLVRRELESASGYGNKESFSNVGTEYFNNRWNGEGSTNVYARALIDDSNVQNNRASSYFVEDGSYLRLRNLNIGYRLPSKIIEKLGLNSFRIYTSIQNVFTITDYSGSDPEIGQNSDINGNSNVTTRGIDAGAYPLSSSFTLGFNLKF; this is encoded by the coding sequence CTTAAAATAAACTTAAAAATGAAGGTCACTTTACTTTTGTCTATAGTTTCATTTTTTTTAATTCAGATTCCGACGTATGCTACCCATACGATTTTTGTATTAGAACACAATACGGTTGAGGATATCTATACCCAGAGATCGGTTTCAGGAACTATAAAAGATGAGGAAGGTATTCCTTTACCAGGAGCGAATGTTGTGGTTAAAGGAACAAATAATGGCTCACAAACCAATTTTGATGGTAATTATAATATATCTAATGTATCAGATAATGATATATTGGTTGTAAGCTATATAGGTTATATTACCCAAGAAGTGCCAATTAACGGACAATCTACAGTAAACATTATCCTTGTTGAAGACACACAATCTTTAAATGAGATTGTTGTTGTTGCCTATGGTACAACCAGTAAAAAGGATTTAACAGGAGCAATATCTGTAATAGGAACAGAGGAACTTAATACATTTCCCGCAACAACAGTCGATCAGGCGTTGCAAGGTAAGACCAGTGGTGTTCAGGTTACTGCAAACTCCGGAGCACCCGGTGCGTCGGTTACAGTTAATATTCGTGGTGTGGGTTCTTTTGGAAGCACGACACCTCTTTATGTTGTTGATGGTTTTCCAACAAACAACATTAATTTCATAAACCCGAATACTATCGAATCAATATCGGTTCTAAAAGATGCTTCGGCTACAGCGTTATATGGAGTACGTGCAAGTAATGGGGTTGTAATAATCCAAACAAAGCAAGGAACCAGAGGTCGTATATCTGTTGAGTTAAATTCTTTTATAGGATTCAACACCCAACCGAAAAAAGTTGATGTATTGGACGTTAACCAATTCGCAGGTTTGGCTTTAGAACTTAGTGGTAGCAGTAATGTTGATGTTTCAGGTACAGCTGTACCATATGCAGGATGGAGTAATGCATCGAGTCTTAGAAATATTGACTGGCAAGATGAAGTTTTTAGTCAAGCTTTATCAAAAAGTACGACTTTAACCGTAACAGGAGGAGGAGAAAAGTCTCGAGTAGCTTTTACAGCAGGTATTTTTGATCAGGAAGGAACACTTATTGGTTCAGAATACAAACGTTATGATTTAGCTTTAAATGCTTCTTTTGATATTACAGAAAAATTAAGATTAAAAACGAATACTAAATATGTATCATCTCAAAACTTTCAACCATTAGGAACTGGGCGTGGATCGTTATTAAATCTATATACTACAGTTCCACATTTAGCACCAGCGGGAGAAGCAAATCTTAGAGGCGGAACAAATCCAACAAATCTCCCAGTAGATGCAGAAGGCAATTTTGGTGCATTTCCAGATGTGGTAGGAGAAGCTTTTCGTGATGGAAGAAACTGGGTAGCGAGAGCTTTAGAAAATGATCAAGATAATGTAACCAACACGATATTAACAAATATTGGTGCAGAATGGGATATATATGGAGGGCTTAGTACAAAATTAAATGTAGGAGCAAGAGTTGATAATTTTGCAGGATGGGGCTTCAATCCTAAATATTATAGAAGTAACGGTAATATAGATTTAAGGGAAGATGCTACCTATACATATACGCAAAGTACATCCAACCAGTGGTTAGCAGAATACATTTTACAATATAACAAGACGTTTGCTGAAAAACATACCGTAGATGTGTTAGGTGGTATTTCTGTACAGAGAACATTTAATAAATTTAGCCAAGTGGTAGGTCGTGGTTTCTTAGATAATAGAATTCGAGATATAGCGCAGGCCGAAGCTATTCAAAGTGCAGCAGGTAATTCTTCCAGACAAACATTAGCAAGTACTTTTGCAAGACTAAATTATAGTTTTGACAGTAAATACTATGTTACAGGAACTATAAGAAGAGATGGTGTAGGAGACACCTTTGGAGCAGATAATTTATGGGGTGTATTCCCTTCGTTTGCATTAGGTTGGAACATAGATGAAGAAGCATTTATGGAAGACAGTGCTTTTAACGTGTTAAAATTTAGAGCAAGTTGGGGAGAAACCGGTAACTTTAATGGTATACAACCTTTCCGTTTTGGTACTACATTTAATAATGGAACCCCATTAAACGATTCCAGTTATAGTTTTGGAGGAAATGGTTCTCTAGGTTTGGCACCAGTTGGAGCTTCAAATCCAGGTTTAAAATGGGAAGCACAGCAACAAACCAATATTGGTTTAGAAGGTGAGCTTTTTGGCGGGAAACTCTATTTTACAGCCGATTATTTTAACAGAACGTCCAAAGACTTTTTATTATTTATTAGTAGTCCAGCGCAATCTGGCTTTCCAATAGTACCTGTAAATGGTGGAACTATTGAAAATAAAGGATTTGAACTGTTGGTAGGATACAAAAAAATTGATGGAGACTTTACGTTCGACATCAATGCCAATATTACTACTATAAATAATGAAATTACCGAACTTGATACACCTTCTAACGAAGTTACATTTAGTAACACATTTCTGGATACCTTTTTTGAACAAGGTTTCTGGTATGATATAACAAGATCGAAATTAGGAGGTGAAGCAGGGGCTTTCTATGGTTTTGTTGCCGACGGAATTTTCCAAAATCAAGCCGAAATAGATGCGCTTAACAGTACTGCTCCCGATGGGAATTTTCAGGCAGATGAAACATCTCCTGGCGATCGTAGATTTGCAGATTTAAATGGAGATGGTGAAATTACAGGAGAAGATAGAACGACAATTGGAAGCCCGATACCGGATTTCTACGGAAGCTTAAACTTGAATTTCTCATATAAAAACTTCGACTTAGGTTTGAATTTTTATGGTTCTTATGGAAGTGAAATATTTAACCTAGTAAGACGAGAATTAGAAAGTGCTTCAGGTTATGGTAACAAAGAATCTTTTTCTAATGTAGGTACAGAATATTTTAATAATAGATGGAATGGAGAAGGTTCAACAAATGTGTATGCCAGAGCTTTAATAGATGATAGTAATGTACAGAATAATAGAGCTTCTAGTTATTTTGTTGAAGATGGTTCCTATTTAAGATTACGAAACTTAAATATTGGATACAGATTGCCTTCAAAAATTATAGAGAAATTAGGATTAAATTCTTTTAGAATATATACGAGTATTCAAAATGTATTTACAATTACAGATTATTCAGGATCCGATCCTGAAATTGGTCAAAACTCAGACATAAACGGAAACAGCAACGTAACAACAAGGGGTATTGATGCAGGCGCATACCCACTCTCAAGTTCATTTACGTTAGGATTTAATTTAAAATTTTAA